The following is a genomic window from Benincasa hispida cultivar B227 chromosome 7, ASM972705v1, whole genome shotgun sequence.
gccgcaatcatgcagtgaccgcattcacttaatatcgcaactctacacgatgaccgcaatcgtttgacgagcgcaactcctctgcgatggacgcatgcagctgattaccgcaatacccatgcgttgatcgaacgcgttcgcctttgcgatggagagtttctccttatgcagtcgtctatgcggtggtctgaCTTTCGCGTTTGCATCAACTTCCTGCGTTAGttataaaaatagaacattgaacgcataataacacataataatgggttagtcgagattcttaatgttgaacaatgaaagctcattttctcatgaattcctaacataattgcctcATATTCTGCTtatcagccctcataattctaaataaaatgcctAATATGACATGCATTTTTGTATGTCATCACCCATCATTCTCTGTTCATGGATGTATAGCCTGATCTCAGTAATgagatcacttactgagtatttttatattcaacctttcttaatttatgtttttcaggtaaggataGGAACGGACCGACGGGTGATGAGAGGGACCTGTGGTCGTGCCATATGGGACTTGTAAATCGCTTTCGCTcagtttatgttttcaagctatttaaaagtttttatttgaaactcaatgttggtcaaaattttatctgtttaagttattttttcttcattattttaggggcCCCAAATAAAGGTttttcttatttgttatttattttggaaaactgtctttattattttaatgaaaatttattttccttaatggtcaaaatattttgaatgtaaatatgtaattatgagtaacgaccCTTATCAGAGTACTCAAAAGGATGGGtcattacagttggtatcagagactAAGTTTGAGGTTCTATAGACTGACTTACGATGTAAGTCTTCGTTTTGTGTCCCTTATGGCTATTCACGGATCCTTCGTCCTTGCCAGGTATGTTCTTTCATTAAATGTTTTATGGAATATGTGTTTAAAAGCCTTCATGTCTAAGATTTATGTATTGACTGATTGTTATTGTTAGTTTAACGACCTGAAAAAAGTTAGTATGAGATGGCTATTTTGTTTTGATGTTATGGGAAGAAAGAAGGATCATAATAAGGCCATTTGGAGTTAGTTTAATTCATGGAAGAACTGTTAGAAATGGGCATATATTTCTATTCAGGGATATTGAAAACTGATAGAACTATAAAGTGTTATGCACTTATGACATGAAGGAAAGAAATGGATGTATTTGGTTAAGCTATAGAACAAGGTAGGTGAATTGGAAATTCACTGAGGAATAATATTAAGTTTTGCATTACGAGAATAAAACTAGTGGTGCTACAAGGAACTTTATCACAAGGCCATACGTTCTTAGTTACCAGATTAAAGTTTCTTTATAAGATAAGAAAGAGGTGAAGAAGAGACTATAAATTCTATTAAGGATTACTAGATATTAAAGACAAGATGTTCcaagaaaatttttgaaaggattaataggtcatgatcactttcatgGTATCGAAGTTGGTAGAGTAAGTAATGTATGGTGTTTTGGTTCTTTATGTAACGTgcctaaaaggaagaagaattatTAGATGGAGCATAAAGCGATAGTATGAGGAACTCTCTACAAGACCTAGGTAAGATGAATCATGTTGAAAGTAGGTTTTTTTCCTAGGGGTATTATTGTAATTATCTTCTACCCTAGGGCTttctactgtctatttattcaCCCTATTCTCTTGTATTCagtgtatcaattaaaaattataagaaaaaggTGTGTAtctggtttttctccctgttctagggtttccacgtaaactgTGTATTGGTCTCtcttttcttatatttcatcatggtatcagagcatggcgACGAAACCCTAGTCGTCATTGACGAGAACCAACCACAGACATCTTCTACAGATGAAGCTCCAATCATGGACATGAAATCTGTTATCCAAGAAGTTGTAAAAGAATACCTCTAATCTGCCCTACCGCAACTTCTTCCAGCCACCATAGTCGCCGTCTAGCCGCCGCAAGGAGTGCCGTTGACGTCGACCGAAGGTTCCGTCGAAGGATAGAACCGTGCGATCGGGCCGCAAAAACCCTCTCTTGTGCTGGCCGTTCCTTTCTCTGCCCAGCCACGACCACTTCGGGAGCCGAACCGAGGAGAAGAGCCGATCGGACCGCGTGAGTTGCCAGTCGTTCCTTTCTCTGCTCAGCCGCGACCACTTCAGGAGCCGAACCGAGGAGAGGAGTCGATCGCGTCTACCTCTGTCCAACCACCATTCTCCCAGGTGCAGATCTGGATTGCTACTCCGACACCGCCGTTATCTTTTCAAGACCCGACCCGACCCAACCTGATTCCAGCATACCCAGCTGGTTCCTCTCACAACCAGTCGTCAGTCGAAGGTTTTTTTCCAGGCGCACCAAATCATGGTGGTTCGGCCTAGTATCCTAATGATGTTCGGCGCAGATTGACCTATCTCCAAATGCAGATTTTAGATTTGGAAATGGCCCTTGGCCCAAACCCTCAATCAGTCACCACAGAGAATCCGGTAAATTCGTTCTCTATTTTGCCCAATACAACTTATTTAATTGGCTCAATGGGAAATACTGCAGGATTTCTGGTAGAAGAAAAACTGAATAgggataattattttttctggTCCCAATCGATTAGAATGGCCCTCGAAGGAAGGTTGGGTATCTGACAGGAGAAATTCTGAAACCTATCCCAGATCATCCTCAAGAAAGAATCTGGAAAGGGGAGGATTCTCTATTACGTTCTGTCCTCATCAATAGTATGGAACCATAGATTAGCCGACCCTTACTGTATGCAGCAACTGCTAGAGATATCTGGGAGGCAGTTGGGGATCTGTACTCAAAGCGACAGAATGCATCTCGATTGTACACGTAACACAAACAGGTCCATGAGTGCAAACAAGGGACTATGAATGTTACTTCCTACTTTAATAAATTATCAGTGTATTGGCAAGAGATAGACCTTTGCCGAGAAATTGTCTGGAACTATGCACAAGATGGGGCCCAGTAGTTGAAACTTGAAGAGACAGATCGAGTGTATGTATTTTTGGCTGGATTGAATCTAAAATTTAACAGTGTTTGGAGTCGTATATTGGGTCAACGACCTACTCCTTTCCTCAGAGAAGTTTGTTTAGAGGTTCGACTGGAAGAGGATCGGTCATATGCTATGAACAATCCTGTGGTTGTTTCTACTGATGCATCAGCCTTTGTTACGAAGGCTTCCAATGCCGACGGTGATAAAAAGCCCACAACTGTCTGTAAGCATTGCATAAGCCATGACATACGAAGGATCAATGTTGGAAGCTGCACGGCAGGCCCCCGAACAGTAGGCAACAACAGTCACATGAAAAATCCTCTAGGCGTGCACTTATAAGTGACTCGGTTAATGAGAATACACCGCATCAGCCCTCAGCCGATAATAAGACCAATTTGAGTGTTGTTGGGGTGAGTGTCATTGCACAATTAGGTACATTTCCATATTTTGGCCTTATTAGCATTAATGGCAAGAAACCCTGGATTGTAGATTCAGGGGCCACAGATCATCTCACCAGCTCTTCAGAATTATTTGTTTCATACTGTCCGAGTGCGGGAAATGAACGTATtagaattgcagatgggtctTTTGCCCCAGTTGCAGGGAAAGGAAATACCTCTCTTTTTGATGGTTTAGTACTACATGATACACTTCATGTgcctaaaatttcatataatcttttatcggtcagtaaaattacaagagaTCTAAATTGCACCAGATTCTGTTGTGTTTTAGGATCAGAAGtcggggatgacgattggcactgcccagCACGATAGGGGGCTCTACTTTCTTTTTGACGATGCTTCTTCTAGGGAGGATTATAGAACTGGttttatgtctttaaatttttctactTTCGAAAATGACTTTATGTTATGGCATTATCGTTTAGGACATCCAaactttcaatatatgaaatatttgtttccGCATTTATTCCGCAATATTAATATAGTGTCTCTAAATTGTGATATATATATTCGTGCCAAACAAAGTCATATTACTTTTTGTTCTTAACCTTATAAGTCGTCCAGTCCTTTCTCCTTCATTCATATTGACATCTTGGGACCCTCACCTACTACTACCTCCACTGGTAAACATTGGTTTGTTACCTTCAAGACGACCACACACATCTCATTTGGGTGTTCTTACTTGCTGATAAGTCTGAGGTGTCTTCCatctttcaataattttataccATGATGAAACACAATTCCATGCAAAGATTGGAATTTTGAGAAGTGATAATGGACAAGAGTTCTTTAACACCTCTTTCCGTGACTTTCTTGTGTCTAAGAGGATTGTCCACTAGAGCTCGTGTGCTTATACTccccaacaaaatggagtaACCGAGCGTAAAAATCGTCATCTGGTGGAAGTTGCCCGGTCTTTAAAGTTGTCTGCCACTCTTCCATCCTATCTATGGGGTGATGCCATTCTTACTGCGGCTCACCTCATTAATCGCATGCCCTCTCGTNATACTccccaacaaaatggagtaACCGAGCGTAAAAATCGTCATCTGGTGGAAGTTGCCCGGTCCTTAATGTTGTCTGCCACTCTTCCATCCTATCTATGGGGTGATGCCATTCTTACTGCGGCTCACCTCATTAATCGCATGCCCTCTCGTGTCATTGACTTTCATAATCCCTTGGACCTATTCAAAGAATCCTATCCGACTACTTGCCTGATTTCTGATGTACCCCTCCGTGTCTTCGGCTGTGTCGCGTTTGTCCACTCCAATGGCCCAAATCGCACAAAATTCACTCCTCATGCTcaaaaatgtgtttttcttgGGTACCCTCTCCACCAACGTGGGTATAAATGTTATCATATGTCCTATTGTAAGTATTTTGTCTCCATGGACATTACTTCCATTGAAGATTAGCCCTTCTTTcccgttagtcatcttcaggggaGAGCTTGAGTGAAGAGCCTAACTGGTCCTCTTATGATATCCCTTTAGGGGAATTCGCCCTGATTTCTTCTCCTAGCTCTAAAAAATTCTGTCGTGTCCTCCCTACCAACCAGATTCCATGGATAACCTATTATAGGAAGAATCTTAGAAAGAAAGGGATGCCACTTGTTGAACAGCCGGCTCCAGTCCATGAATCTGACCCTGCATCTGGTCTAGGTACGTGTATCCCTGAAACTAATGATGTTGATATATGTATGGAGACTGAAAAGTGCAGGGAAGATAAGGATGAAGGAGATGACAATACTGAAAATGTGACAGATAAGGAGACAACTAAGAATGATAGCAGTAAAGGAAAAATGCTAGTTTTTTATAAGGAAGTGGAAGATACTACTGAAATCCTTGATATACAGATGACCGGTCATACTGAGAAACCTAGAGAGTTGGAAAAACATGATGCCTCTCTCGATCTTCCAATAACATTGAGGAAAGGTACTCGTTCATGCGTGAAATACTCTATGCACAGCTACATGACATATAGCAATTTGTCTTCCGAAGTTAAAGCTTTCACTACCAGCTTGGACACTATCATGGTCCCAAGTAGTATTCGTGAAGCAATAGAGAGTTCTGAATGGAAAACGgctgttatggaagaaatgagggcTCTTGAGAAAAATGGAACATGGGAACAGGTGCCTTTACCTGAAAGGCACAAGACAGTTGGATGAAAATGGGTGTTCACCGTAAAATACAAATCTGATGGGACAATTGACCGATATAAGACCAGACTGGTTACTAAAGGTTTCACCCAGACCTATGGAGTTGATTACTCTGAAACATTCTCTCCCATGGTCAAACTCAACACTATTCGGGTTTTGTTGTCGATTGTTGTAAACAAAGATTGGCCACTTCACCAGTTAGATGTTAAAAATGTATTTCTGAATAGAGAACTTGAAGAGGAAGTTTATATGAGCCCTCCTCCTAGATTCGAGAGTTAGTTCAAGTATAGGGTTTGCAAACTGATAAAGTCAttatatggactgaaacagtCTCCAAGGGATTGGTTCGATAGGTTCACCACATTTGTTAAGGCACATGGATATAAACAAGGGCACTCAGATCATACACTGTTTAGGAAAAGGTCTGACTCCGGGAAGATTGCAGTCCTcatagtgtatgttgatgatattgttcTGTCTGGCGATGATGAGGATGAAATTACAAGACTCAAAACAAGAATGGCCaaaaaatttgagattaaagaccTTGGCAAGCTAAGATACTTCCTTGGAATGGAAGTAGCTTGATCAAGAGAAGGCATTTCAGTGTCGCAACGAAAATATACACTGGACTTACTCAAAGAAACAGGCATGACTAGGTGTAAACCCGCTGACACACCCGTGAAGTATAATGCAAAACTTGGTGTTATAGACAACAAAGTAGTTAACAAGGAAAGGTATCAGAGGTTGGTTAGAAAGCTAATCTACCTGTCCCATACAAGACTAGATATTTCATATGCAGTCAGCGTGGTAAGCCAGTTTATGCAAGCTCCCTATGAGGAGCATATGACTGCAGTTGAGCGTATTCTTCGATACTTGAAGGGGACTCCTGGTAAGGGTCTGGTGTTCAAAAAGTCTGAAAAAAGGACTATTGAAGCTTATACCGATTCTGATTGGGCAGGCTCTGTTGTTGATAGAAAGTCAACCTCTTGTTATTGCACCTTTGTCTGGGGTAACCTTGTCACCTGGCAAAGTAAGAAACATGGAGTGGTGGCCAGGGGTAGCGCTGAAGCTGAGTACAGAGCAATGAGCTTaaggatatgtgaagaaatctggttgaaaaAGGTGTTGTCTGATCTTTACCAAGATAGTGAGCttccaatgaaattgttttaTGATAATAAAGCAGCAATAAGTATCGCAAACAATCCAGTCCAGCATGACAGAACTAAACATGTAGAGATTGAcagacacttcattaaagaaagaCTGGATAATGGGAGCATTTGCATCTCATATATTCCCTAAAGTCAACAAGTGGCAGATGTTCTCACCAAGGGGTTACTTAGACTAAATTTTGACTATTGTatcagcaagttgggtcttattgatatttatgccCCAACTTAAGGGGGAGTGTTTAAAATAGGATTTTTTTCCTAGGAGTATTATTATAATTGTCTTCTACCCTATGGCTctctactgtctatttattcaCCCTATTCTCTTGTATTCAgtatatcaattaaaaataataagaaaaaggtCTGTATCGCGATTTTTCTCCCTGTTCTAAGGTTTCCACGTAAATTGTGTGTTGGTCTCtcttttcttatatttcatCAAATTGGTCTGCCAAGATGGTTGAAATTATAGTTGCCTTTAGATGGGAGAAAACGAGTTGTTGAATTGAAAATTCTTAAGGTGATTGGGTTTGAACAATGTATTTGTTGCAATGAAAAGGTTCAAGTTTAATTAACCATACCAAGAGGAAGGATAAacattttgaagtttaaaagcaATGTTATATTGTAGAGATACCCTACTATAGTTCCAAGTTTGGAACGGAATTTTAGATTtatggaaaaggttataaagggtCACATATCTTGGTTTAGGGATTATGTTTTACTAGGAAAGTGAAAAGTGCACCTTCAAGTTGTTGGGTCAAACAAGGATAAATGTGAAGAAAACAATAGTATTTAAGGAAAGGTTTTATTCATTTGGGGAGATAAATGGAAAGTAATGTATTCAAGattctaaaataattaagaaaggTTTGGATTTTAAGACATGATATGAGTGGATACAAGGCATGGTTTGGTATAAAATAGGAATCTCTCATTACCATTTGGAATTTTACATTGCAGTATGCATTattcgaatatatatatatagcttgcTTAGGTTGTTGGATTGTAGACTGTGAAAGGGGATTCGAATAGTCACATGTTTTGGTACAGATATATTCCACTAGGAAAGTGAAATAGAGCATCTTGGATTTATTGGTCGTGGAAAAGATAAGGAAAAATGAAAGTatttgagaaattttttttttttggttttgagaaggtaagagaATTAATGTTTTGAGATTAAGAACATAGGTGTTTAAGATAGGAATATGTGTTTGCGAGCCTTTAGAATTGGTATGAACAATCCCGTTACTACATGCAACTTTAGATCTTCGTATTTGTTGGTTGAATGGATATCCTGCCTAAGCTATTTGTCCTGGAACTCAGTTTTAGTATGAGAATTTGATTAAGCTAGACAATCACGCGTTGGAAGAGTGCTTGACAAGCTTTTTTAGATTATAGTGGAGTTGGAGAAAATATTGAAAGTGGAGATATTAGTGGCAATAATTGTTCGAGAACTATTGACATGGAATAATAAAGGCAATTTTCATATGCCTAATGTTTATCTTAGGGAGAAGTTTTGTATGTTAAGGAGGTATATGAAAAATCGATCTCATGTGTTGGACTATGAGTGCTTGCATTTGAATGAGAACATGAGTTACGAGGAGCAATCTAGGGAAAATTCTTGCTAGAGTGGTGAAGGCTTTCTAAACTTGGAGAAAGTGCTAGTTAGAAGTTCTTTGGCAATATTATTAGTCTAAAGAATCAATTTGGAAACATGAGGATGAGACAAGAACTAAGTATCACGAACTAGTACTGTTATCGTGTCATATGGGACATATAAATCACTTCCATATGGGACCTGTGATCgtgccatatgggacatgtaaatcgcttccgctcagtttacgttttcaagctatttaaatgtttttatttgaaACTCGATGTTGATCAAAATTTTATctgtttaagttttttttttcattattttaggggccccaaacaaaggttttttttatttattttggaaaactgtctttattattttaatgaaaatttattttcctcaatggtcaaaatgttttgaatgtaaatgtgtaattatgaaTAATGACCCTTATCAGAATACTTAAAAGGTCGAGTCATTACAATTAGCGCATCTTGATCCTTCCTCTTGGGAATTCGGATGGTCGTCTTGGCTGATAAGCTGGATTTTCTTGTCTTTGGGGATCCAATGTATAGGTTTGTGCTTCTGTTGCAATACACTTCACCAAGTACTATTTTATTGGGAGCAAGTGCTAGCTTGAGAGATATATGCAATTAGGGAAGTTTCTTCTCTTTTGGCAACACTGTGTTTGCTTTCTTCTCCGTTTCTGTGTATGTTGTTATATACTTCAAGATAGTTGCATAACTTTGAGGATTCTGTATATGCCCTATGTCTAAGTTTATCATTGATCGACACCAATATAAATCATCTATCAGGTATCTATCAAGGATAGATTCTAAAGTTTGGTTATATTCATCAATATTTTAGTTTGTTTGGCTATATTTGAAAacgtttattttattatttatttatttatttttgacggACTTCCCATTTTTTTATGGTGACGCAcgtgaatttcatttttttaatattaaattttgttgttCATCTAATGTGATTCAAATTCCAATCAAATCCAACCGACATCCATATTCATTTAACTTAGCCTTGCAGCCATTGATCCTTGGCCAGGGACATTGCATATCTTTTCCAGAAAATATTATTTGGAAAGTAATACCTAAATGATGATTAGTTTTTGAATAATAGCCTCCAAAAGAATCCCTCTtccttacttttaattttatttagaaaattgatCCTTAGGcccaaacatttttttaaaatatttctatagTCTGTATATATTTtactttggtttatttttatctttatgcTTTCAAGTTGTCCACTTTAATCcctatatttttaactttagtCCATTACGGTCccatactttcaaaatatttattttgatttttgtatttctaactttttacttaaaaaaagtGACAATTTtgatcttttcatttttatttttatttcatttttaaggaATCAAAATGATCacctttttaaaattcaatgatCAAGATGAACAAAAGCTAAAAATATAATGACCAAAATGAATAGTTTAAAACTAGAAGGACCAAAAcgaactaaaatttaaaatacaatgattaaaatgaatattttgaatgtagaatgattaaaataaattaatgataaaagtataaggatcaaaatatttttttaaaaaaaatcttatatgaaataaatagcAAACACAAAGACAAGTAGA
Proteins encoded in this region:
- the LOC120081085 gene encoding secreted RxLR effector protein 161-like — encoded protein: MTRCKPADTPVKYNAKLGVIDNKVVNKERYQRLVRKLIYLSHTRLDISYAVSVVSQFMQAPYEEHMTAVERILRYLKGTPGKGLVFKKSEKRTIEAYTDSDWAGSVVDRKSTSCYCTFVWGNLVTWQSKKHGVVARGSAEAEYRAMSLRICEEIWLKKVLSDLYQDSELPMKLFYDNKAAISIANNPVQHDRTKHVEIDRHFIKERLDNGSICISYIP